One segment of Anatilimnocola aggregata DNA contains the following:
- a CDS encoding DUF1559 domain-containing protein, producing MRRSVGIQNQGVRGFTLVELLVVIAIIGVLVALLLPAVQAAREAARRAQCTNNLKQIGVGLHNYHDTYQTLPSGWIMKAGNEAEWGWPAFLLPYMEQQGLFEKAGVSERRLWDVVKDTTQQKFLQTKLKMYRCPSDITPALSPAGKSGLSCHRHFECNGCDIDFEMATNNYMGNGGFFDPNGVNGHNNEELRTGILHANRAYGMKDIVDGLSQTFAVGERDFRCRAGVWAGSRNPPGPDMWGSYHLRGRVSVKLNDPRQPPTFCSDTSCTEGFGSLHPGGGMFLFCDGSVHFISNTIHYDISAGDPQSTTGSPLDVTMLGAYQRLGMRNDGQPVAGY from the coding sequence ATGCGCAGATCTGTTGGTATTCAGAACCAAGGTGTTCGCGGCTTCACACTCGTGGAACTGCTGGTCGTGATTGCCATTATCGGCGTCCTGGTGGCGCTGCTCCTGCCGGCGGTGCAAGCGGCCCGCGAGGCTGCCCGGAGAGCACAGTGTACGAACAATCTGAAGCAGATTGGCGTCGGACTACACAACTATCACGACACGTATCAGACGCTCCCTTCGGGCTGGATCATGAAGGCGGGGAACGAGGCCGAATGGGGCTGGCCCGCGTTTCTGCTGCCGTACATGGAACAGCAGGGACTGTTCGAGAAAGCGGGCGTGAGTGAGCGCCGCCTGTGGGACGTGGTGAAAGACACCACCCAGCAAAAGTTCCTGCAAACCAAATTGAAAATGTATCGCTGCCCGTCAGATATCACGCCCGCACTTTCGCCGGCTGGCAAGAGCGGACTGTCGTGCCATCGACACTTTGAATGCAATGGTTGCGACATCGATTTCGAGATGGCGACCAACAATTACATGGGAAACGGCGGCTTCTTCGACCCCAACGGTGTAAACGGGCACAACAACGAAGAATTGCGCACGGGCATCCTGCATGCGAACAGGGCTTACGGCATGAAGGATATTGTCGATGGCCTGAGCCAAACCTTTGCCGTTGGTGAGCGCGATTTCCGTTGTCGCGCGGGAGTTTGGGCTGGTTCGCGCAATCCGCCGGGGCCCGATATGTGGGGCTCGTATCATTTGCGCGGGCGAGTGAGCGTCAAGCTAAACGACCCGCGCCAGCCGCCCACGTTCTGCAGCGATACGTCCTGCACCGAGGGCTTCGGCAGTTTGCATCCCGGCGGCGGTATGTTTTTGTTCTGCGATGGCAGTGTGCACTTTATCAGCAACACGATTCACTACGACATCAGCGCGGGTGACCCGCAAAGCACCACCGGCAGCCCGCTTGATGTGACAATGCTGGGTGCCTATCAGCGGCTGGGCATGCGCAACGACGGACAACCGGTGGCCGGCTACTAA
- a CDS encoding carboxypeptidase regulatory-like domain-containing protein, whose protein sequence is MNWLGTSKQLGFSVSICLSSVLAFATGCREADFGRVSGKVTLDGQPLEFCTVEFQPEGGSPAYGVTDEQGNYVLQFTNDQIGALVGKNVVRITSFRESKPRERERVPTKYNRQSELVRDVGPGNQTLNFDLVSK, encoded by the coding sequence ATGAATTGGCTGGGTACTTCAAAGCAACTCGGATTCTCCGTTTCCATTTGTTTGTCTTCGGTTCTCGCATTTGCCACCGGCTGCCGTGAAGCGGACTTTGGTCGCGTCAGTGGCAAGGTCACGCTCGATGGTCAGCCCCTCGAGTTTTGCACGGTGGAGTTTCAGCCCGAAGGTGGCTCTCCTGCCTATGGCGTGACCGATGAACAGGGAAATTACGTCCTGCAATTCACGAACGATCAGATCGGCGCACTGGTCGGTAAAAATGTCGTCCGCATCACCAGCTTTCGTGAGTCGAAACCGCGCGAGCGCGAACGGGTGCCGACCAAATACAATCGCCAATCCGAACTGGTGCGCGATGTCGGCCCGGGCAATCAAACTCTGAACTTTGATCTGGTTTCCAAGTAG